The genomic interval cttggaagcctgcgggtaacgagccattggacgtggagagggtcaataattatacacatattttctactttgccgaacatttgcacgagaacggtttgttcaaaacaaatgaatttggtcttatttaatgcaggattaaattcccttcaaccgtcaggaagaccacttttcgatagggtaagtcctttacgcggtataaccggaaaaccgaaaaagcgcccctttcgggggcccccaccacttaagcacaactccgtcgaagtcgaaaacctaggagagtctttatgggcaactaatgaagccattaaagcactaaaatctttagtaggaattatttccgatttaattcatttttgtgtttaattctactggcctaaatgTAATAAAAGTAGTAATGTACAAAGAACAAACcatcattaaattatttttattttctgacGTTTTGATAAAACTCTATTTACCTAGTTCCATttagactaaggctgagttgcaccacctaactttcacCGTAACTATAATATGTAGTCAgggttttttgtatggaattcgacagattttttatgtttgttaaagtcaaagtgagatggtgcagtgcaacccagcctaagtattgtTATGTAGCTAtgtatatttaatattatgtgcaCGGGTTTTAATGCATACTCATAAGTAGATTGTAGTAATATATTTTCCATTCGAGATTTGTACATTGGAGATCGATCGATCCCTTGTCGATTAGATTCTTCAAAAAAGAAGATTCTTCTCAATTCCTCtgtattgtattttgtatgtttgttatCGAAGAGCTCTTCTATTACTAAATTATAAGCCGATTTCAAAAACTCTTATCTCCTATTTTAATTATGCTCCTGAATTGGtcatattaaaattaagtttattacTAACGATATAAGTATAACTAGAAAGACATGATTTTtacggttctatattggctcacataaaattctaaatcctattctttgtcttactaccgatttgtgttcataataatctctcttcataattttatttttcatactttttttattcatacatttttattactaccaacggagctcataacagttagtaatcataatttttttatcaatactcttactgccaagaaccatttaaaatacataatttttattttcagatcttttttcttcataacattcattgatcatattgttttaattaataatgttgttactaggaacatacttcaactcataatgttattgttcagaataatttactttataacagacatactcgtatctttaaaaaaaattaatagagtagataagcatgcagagcatgcagcatgaaatcaagcatgcagcatgaaagcaagcatgcagcatgcattggtatctcctcttctccggcgctgcgggatgtgcagcccttccgcccttgcgtaacgaggctcaggcaaccacgcttgcttccgcagcttcggctttttggatcgccatcggcgccttcggcgcctcggcgaccagcctcagccgctccagctcacccgggcgcctgagcctcgttacagcgggcgagggctgccctccctccgcgcctccggcttttaaattactattataaactctaggggtagggcagacaagactatgtggagtcggttttgcagcgattcgtttctgtcacgttagttttgtggcacaaaatattgcctgttttggaccatttcaaattaatttaatattaaaatacgatttaatacgaatatagacatcatgattttcaataatatggataaatacacttatgagtaataaatttatgaaaacaaatattaggatacatcacatttatgaatgttatagtcatagctgggcaccgttaatcaaatagttaacttcgttaatcgttaaaccgttaataaaaaaattaacttcgttaaacgttaaaacgttacatttagcaagatttaacgcaagttaacgttaatcgttaatccgttaacacatgataataaaacgaaaaaaataattgtacctatgcaaggttcaaataatttcgaaagcttgtattgcgcatggaatttattcctctttttatttatgcttgcgttacaagctttcgaaattatttgaagtttgaaccttgcattacaattattttttcattttagtaaCAACTGAATTTCAGAATAAACGCTTgtctttaaaaagttttttattattataattttattttacatttttcagTAGTAGATTAAGAGCTAGTGAacacctacgtcattttattttagtttgtcagcgtatgctcccaataatataggatagaatgttggtgaatccaAGGTGAATcatatgaagtttgggtcatcgtggctttggcagctatcctaaaataACTGTCTgtcaaggagttggaactgtcaaaactgtctggctaatgaggaaactacttctaattattgccctaatattttatataaaaatcagctttaatggtataacgtaagcctaacttttacggtggctttttctatacatattttcaatagactgtaattctatttacgttatactataaaatctgatttttatgtataatatttgagcaatgattagaagttgtttcgacatcagccagacagttttgacagttacaaccttgccagacagttttttttagccatgatgacccaaacttcataatccaccaacacACAGAGCATGTAATAGTAAGAGTCAGCACTCCCTAACTAGCAGTTTTCAAAGTTAGGTTGACTTTTTCTACCAACCTAACTAAGAAACCAACAAGGGTACCAACATGACGGAAAACTAGTGAGGTACCATACCCAATTGAACATTAATCGATACATCGAACTCGATTTGATTGGACATCAATCGATACATCGATTTTTGATATCGATTTGTTCGGTATTATTGTCAATAATATGTATTTGATAGGTACTCTAGTGATAAAAGGAGgtacattctaacctatattgggagcatacgctgacaaactttcagcttttataaaatgacgtaggtctggcgttcaccagctcttagtctatagtatctcaatctcagagccttggttcaattgcaatacaatttagcaccaaagtgctcgaaaagacaaatccacctaacccaaacttgataagtttccaccgtttcgtttaggaattcctatggccacctcctgactccatcatcaggaccctggacatcatctagtactaaagtgtttgaaaagacaaatccaacgatcccaaattcgatgcgattccgccgtttcatttaggagacctcctgactccatcatcagaccagctcaatgccTCAATGGTACCacaacattgcattttcatcgcaCTTACATAACTAGGTATACCAaattcagctcaatcggttgaggagaactggtcttaaattcagttgcaagatttttcccatacatactaacaagtgaagtcagtcaatataaagcttgtaaataaatatactataaatagtattttttactatatcgtttcgttctggttacaagaactgttgttttgggttctggaagttctggaagcccgaacgtacttgtcagaacgcgtttttctagtgtttttcagcgtgcctgctgtatctttttgataaatagtaggtactggattaacgattaacggacttaggataatttaacgtcTAGGtactaaagtaggtacttaatgttTTCGCGTGACTTTACGACCTGAGTAGCGGAGACTTCAAATCCTTATTGATTGTATCAAATCATCAATCTTTCAGTTCAAACAAGGCCAGGATAAAGTATAAAGGTTCTCGTAACATTTCCAAAGAAACTGTTCGCTGTTAACCACAGGATTTGCGAGAGCGGAACGAGTGCGATTGTGACAAAGGGAATAAGTGAAAAACTTGTAAAATTGTTCAGTGACACGGCTAACGTGCTACCGGCACGGTGCAGTATTTTGCATACGGTGCATTTACGAGAAAATTGTGGTTATGCACTTTTAGATCCTATTGTGACTATTTTGTATGTGGATGAAATAGTGACCATGTTGAGGACATCAGTGTTGGTGGTCGTTGCTGTGATAGCGAATGCGCAGTATGACCCGGCACAGCAGATTGTTATGTTTAAGCAAAATACAAAGGTGAGTATCATAGAGATGATAATATAATtacaaatttactaaaaaagaAAATGCCGTTAATTGATGGTCAGCATCTGTTTAttccaaaaaaatatgtacGAGTAATCAATTTTTACAGCATCTAGAAATCTTAAGTCTAACGGCCGTTTGATCCCACgcgttgcgggttcgattcccgcacaatacaaacatttatatgcATGGCcattttttatgtataaaagtAGGGtgttgtatgtttatatccgttgtctggtacccatagaagttgcttagtttgggacggAATGGTGCAgaataaaatgtccaagaatattaattcaattaatatttcttttatCTCTTACCGATCTAAAACCTGATGATGGTATGAACCTAAAAAGAGACCAGTGTTTGAACTTTTTTGAGTAAGaggtcaaaattatttaactctctaacaaattaaataactacctttgtgtgattttaaaattatctcaaATCAAATCACCATCCTATCATATTGATACTTTGAGCTCACGATTGATGAGACATACTTTGGCTACAGCGTGTATCTCTAGACTAAAAGAATTACTAAAAGTTCAATTTAATTCTATTTATCCTCTTTGGGCCTAAGCGATTGTTCATTTTCCTTCAGGTTAAATTGATAACAATTATCGAAGTAactaattatgtaaattaaacgTCACGATCGTGAACCTACCTACAAGCCATCACTTTATTCAACTTCAATACAATAATTATCCCTACTTTAGTCATTCTGTATTGGTaagttggaccgacgacctcttaAAGGTAGCTGGacggtgctggatgcaggccgctgccaaaccgtcgttatgaaattatttggggaggcctatgttcagcagtggaagtcctatggctgaaatgatgatgcggATTGGCAAGTTTTCAATAacattaacttttatttatattacaggGTCCCATAGGAATAATGACGACCAGTTTCGGAGCACCAGTCGAGTACACAGATGCCAGAATAACATTAAACAGAAATCTGATCCATAACAAGTACTTCATGGACACTTTGACTCACCTCGTCCGTGAGAGGATCCCGGAAAGAGTGGTTCATGCTAAAGGGGCTGGGGCTTTCGGCTACTTCGAAGTCACCAACGACATAACAGACGTCTGCAACGCCAAGCTCTTCAGCACCGTCGGCAAGAAAACACCAGTAGCAACAAGGTTCTCCCTTGTTGTCGCCGAGAGAGGAGGCGTAGACACATCCAGGGACGTCAGAGGATTCGCGATAAAATTCTACACCGACGATGGGAACTTCGACATAGTAGGGCTAGACACGCCAGTATTCGCTAACAAAGATCCAGTGCTGTTCACATCGTTCGCGAGGGCGCAAAAGAGAAACCCAGCCACAAACCTGCAAGATGGTAACATGCTCTGGGACTACATAACATTAAACCCTGAAACGTtgcatatttttatgtcagtttttTCCGATCGGGGCATCCCTGATGGATTTCGTCGTATGCCTGGCTTTGGCATTCACACCTATGAGGTCTTGAACAAGCATAACGTTAAACATTTCATTAGATTCCATTTTACTCCCGATGCAGGTATTAAGAATTTGTTCACCGAAGACGCTAGGAAAATAGCAGCAGAGGATCCCGATTACGCTACTAGAGACCTTTACAGGGCAATAGGGAATGGGGAGTATCCCAGTTGGACAATGGGTATCCAGGTGCTGACGATGAATGACGTCAAAAAGGCCGGCTTTGATGTCTTTGACGTCACTAAAGTTCTACCTCTAGAAAAGTATCCTTTAAGGCCTGTCGGGAAACTGGTGTTGAATAAAAATCCGATTAATTATTTCGCAGAGATAGAGCAGTTAGCCTTCTGCCCGGGGAATCTGGTCCCAGGAATATTGGGAGCTCCAGATAAAGTGTTTGAGGCCCGCACTTTTTCTTACAGGGACGCGCAATACTACCGGCTCGGTGCTAACTTTAACAAAATACACGTCAATTGTCCAATTCAATCTGCAGTGTACGCTTACAATAGGGACGGTGATCCTCCAACTAAAGAGAATGGAAGAGACAGTCCAAATTACTACCCAAATTCGTTTAATGGAGCTGTACCGTACGCAAGTAAATGGAGAGTGGATCTGGTAGATATTTATCAAGATGCTCCGAATAACTTTGCTCAGATGACGGAAATGTATGTCAACGAATTAAGTAAGGAGGAACGTAGCCGGCTAGTCCAGAACATTCTGTATAGTTTAGGTCCAGTGGCTGGATTCCTGCAGGAACGGGCAGTGAAGTTGTTTACAATTATCCACCCTGATTTAGGCAGGAGAATTGAACAAGGATTAGCATTTAATAAAACGGTTGGTTGAAGTAGTTTTAGATTATAATGACAAAGTGAGAATTTGATACAGAtactattaaaaaaattattacaaacattaatatttttttggtatAATAATATGATCTATTGAAAAATTGTATTAGGTACATGATAATTTTATCACAAATAATGGATTAAGTATACTATACAACCCCGCACAGCTTTTTGAGCAAGTATTCTCAATTCAGTGCTTTTGCTATTGTTAATACATAAAGCGTACCTGCTTAGAAATTGCTTGTTAGATTTCTATCAGTGGTTTACTAATTACCTATTGGTTATTCTAACtacgaataaaaaataataatgtttttttttgtaataatcagTCGCCTTTCTCTAGATGTAATGCACATATGTAGGTAATCAACCGAATTACCACAAGTTCGCTTAGTGAAATCACTATTACAAAaccctaaggctgggttgcaacatcttactttacctttaacaaacgtcaaaaatctgtcaaactccatacaaaaagcaccggttatcgttatagttacggtcaaaattagatggtgcaactccgcctaattgtaaaacattttactggcaataaaacaattttcttttacTACCAGATAGGCGATAGAAAAACGTTtagtgcctttttcctgtgatTGCGGACTGACCGCATTCTATTATTCATACTTGTTTTTCctaatataatttatattacGCGAGCTACACGCACATTTGGATTGAATTGGCTGAATATACCTACACAATACAAAACACTATACgaaatcttttttctgcgtgCAACTAGTCTAGGTTGATCAGGATTCGCACGTGTGTCCAAATCCGCATTAAAGGAAAAAGGCGCTTACTTTTTTTAACAACCACCTAGGCGACGGAGGAAAGCTTAGCACATACATTGAGCTTGCTGATGTAAGTTCTACGAatttccagcgacttggcccattTTTAGTTTGGTCCATGGGCCAAGAATGTTGGCCAttgaatgttttaatttttttttcatccggCAACTGGGTCCACATTCCTACAATGTTTTCTCTTTCAATGACAAATCTAGAAAaactactctagaatcttagagtgggcccagtttctggaagaaaaaatatttaacttggcccgtggaccaagctaaatgGACCAAGTCCCTGGAAGACTCAACGAGTCAACTACCATGAGGGCGGGATGTTTCCACGTAAATCGTGTGTCAACACAATGGTCAGATCCCCCACGAGATCGTACGACCACGTGGGAAACTAATTAAGATTGCATCACGTTAATTAGGTGAAGATGATAAAATGGAGTTACCTACGCTATTCATTTCTGTTCGTGTGTAACAACCCTAATGTCCCACGTCCCTAGATAATGTAACAGTTATAAAATATTACTCACGTAATCTTTAGAGGGAACACTTTCTTAATTCTGAAACAGGACTCGTTTAGTTCGAAATACAtaggctgatttgcaccatcttactttaactttgacaaacgtcaaaaatctgtcaaacttcatataaaaagcactggttatcgttattgttacggttaaaataaggtggtgcaactgagccttaatCTTTTCAGCGCCATGGTCTTCTATGGAAGCCTCCAGATCACGTCTTCTATAGAAGAAAATATGTAATCACAACatttctttaataaaaatacttagaaAAATGCTTTCTTgatttttcgtatttttacgATTGCCTATAAACCTAAACTTATATACGGGACTGTTGACTCAACCAGGGTTTATTTATACATAGGTATGGTATGGTATGGTATAGTCATGGGATTATACCATACCATACCATCTTCTTCACATTCCACTGCAGACCGTACCAGCTTCCGCTGCGTTGCACAACACCACAACTGTTTTCTCTAGAAAGCTGGATCCGATATGTGTAACACTAAACCGGGAGGAAATAATTGCGGCGGACACACAACTGCCTTTATCTATTCTTACTGTAGTCAGGTAATGAgataatacagggtgaaatttatcattggcatccttttaacataagactctactcatgatacatagtacattccccaaatatgagactcCACTCTAAACATTGAATTGGTACAAAGATCAAACAAAGTCAAtccatttatgtatttattctaTTTAATAACTCACAATAGCAAAGAAATAAACACATTTCCACTCCTTTGcgtcgcgcagtcgggtaaaaatagtaAATATAGCAGTGCACCAATGCAATGATGCAATCGCGGTGTCCATCACCATTGCACCTCAGTATTATGTCGTGACCCGCAGTAACTAAGTGGCCAAGACAATGTAAGATCCGATTAGAGGTTTTATGCAACTTCAAGAATGAAGATGTTATGTATTTGAATACAATAATGGTCCGTAGAGTAAATTAGTACTCCCATTCTTTACGTGAAGAAGTTCCGATTGACGTCGTAAAAGGCGATTGACCGACAAatgtaaagaaagaaagaaagaaaacatttgGCCTCCCCAACCCCTCTGGCCAACGTATGTAATGTAATCCAATGTAGGCCAATTCTTCCATTACATCATCGTCATTatcttttcagccacaggactctgctgaacataggcctcccccaatgatttccacattacACGGTTTGCCGGTTGGTCGTtggacgtcccatgctgcgttttccggtacctGGCCTCCATTTCAGAACCTTGATGTCCCATCTGCCGTCATTTctgtgtactatgtgccctgcccattgccaattcagcttgctaatttgtcgggctatgtcagcgatatgctcagcgactttagttcgtttacgtatTTCCTCAGTTCTGATTTCatttgttcagtagtggacgtcatttagctgaaacgaatgTACAAACGTAAGTATCTTGACATATTGTCCGTAGAAGCGATACAAGTAGATAATAATACAATAGATATTTAACTATGCCTATGCGTTCGCGTAGTGTAGGTTCCTAGTTAGTTTATAGTTACTACTAAGTAGCTACTATCTATTAAATATTCTGTGCTACTAGTAGGCCATACCTGTCCAAAGTTAAACTTTTTATCAATACGTACCATATTAGTTAATCCGTAAATTGTTACGTGTGTTATGTCGAATGAACGATGCAAACGGAAGCGGTATAATTGCTTCACTAATAATGTTTTGGCAGCTGCCAGTGAACGGCTCAGAAAGATAAGTGAAACcattacttacttttatttattataatccgACTTGCTGAGATTGATTCGACTTGTGAGTCTTGTGACCTATATGAGATCGTCCGTcaggtttaaataaataaataaaataaaaaatgtatttattgccttcgaactAAACTACAGGTCTAGATATATTGTCAAAGATAACTATAACTAAAGCTGCGTTAACACTActgtttaattaataattggatttattattataaccatAGAGTCGTTGTCTTGTATTGATTCTAGAGTAAAGAATCAAAagtaaagttttataaaagtgataagattgatttgatatttttttctgttttcttCATCTATCCAGCTCTATGACTCTATAATATTGAATGGTAGATCTCGATTTACAAATTCTTACTGGATTTGGAAACTGCCAGTCCGGTTAAGATGTTAAATTAccgttattattaataataatagctaGTAGTATATATAATAACAATTCACACGATAAATGAACATTAAATGCTTTTAATATTACCTGTGTATTAGAAACTCTAGGAAATGGATTTATTAACCCACATGGATGGACAACaagtaaagttaaataaatgcTTGTAAGTAAAACGACTCGCGCGATGGCCCATCATCTGTTTGTTATGGCcatttatgaagaaaattcaTTGACTGCCATTTTCTTACGTAAGCAGTGGGAATGTTAGAGCCATTTATTGATCTACCTGCAATTGTATTTAAAACATCaatttgtatgtaaattaacTTTGTAGTTTTATGAAGAAGTTTTTGCCGGTTTTCCATCGTTTACATTTAGAAAATAATTCCAAGAACCTTTCAAAGTATCATACAATTTACTTAAGGggcaaccacgggccggaaggcgtagcgtgggcaggccccccactaggtggaccgacgatctggtgaaggtcgctggaagaacctgaatgcgggtagcgcaggaccggtagttatggaaatccttgagggaggcctttgtccagcagtgggaaCTGAAACGAAGAGGCGTAAATTAAGGGGGACTCGTAGTACCTAGTATATGTATACAACGAGCCACCACGCTACTAACCGccctctgcaaacaagaggctattgagtggtggaagtctacatcgggacaaaaacactcaaaagcactcattcagggatatagcaacaaagtaactatggaactgctaaagttcaaaagatacaaagcctgtgcagtgactagaatactaaccggccactgcaaactaaaactctgtgcagattctgccatacagaagaagaaacggccatgcatgttctttgctcatgcggcccgcttatgagcaaaagaagtatcgatctcgggcgacacatcatgcacccggatgagatagcagatatcacgctccaaagaatctggaaatttatagactcaacgggactaagcagtgaactctaaacacaagtgctgccacaatagatcaaacctggtcgagctggcgcaaatgaaggcccaaaaaccaatagtAATAAGTACCCAGTATTAAGGTAGTCTGTTTACCTACTTATCGTAGTTAATTCGTGCgatgtttattaatattatttatgtagccTACCGCTAACTGTAGTCCTCAGGTTGTTAATCAATATTTGCAATCCGCTTAAGTGTGAGCTGGATAATGGTGGGTCccgtatttaattatttaggaCTGCTGGGCTCGGCTGTCATCCACGACTTATTAATTAGTaaagaatataataaaatttaatttttcttcCACAAATTCATGTGCTACTTATAATCTAGTTACAGTTAACTGTCAAGACTTACAATTTCAGGTAGAGGCCCACCGTAGGATAGAAGAATAAAAGTTTATGAGAGGCTAATGCCCGTttacaccatcaatccctaatttttaattgacccctatggtaacacaacaggaattttgttttcataggggtttcctatggtaacacataacaagaATTATGTTTTCAAATTAaggattggtggtgaaaatTTACATAAGAACTTTGTGCTCGTTCTAGTTAATAAGATATGTGCATCTCATCATGACGTGATGCAATACGTTCGAAAATGGTCTGGTATATTAAGTAACCATTATTTTATTCAGGATCTACAAGTAATAGTATTGAGGCCTGCCGTAAATGGATCGAGCATAATGAATTGAAAAGCTTCTCTCTTCTAATAACTTTGCTAAAAGGGGCATCTCCGTGttgagttttattattgtactagATTTGGCTACACAAGTAGAGCAAAACCCCAAATTCCCCAAAAGCATTATCGGATAGTCAACCTTTGGGCAATTCATATCGACAGCTGTAATTGAATGGGTATA from Ostrinia nubilalis chromosome 4, ilOstNubi1.1, whole genome shotgun sequence carries:
- the LOC135071311 gene encoding catalase-like — its product is MLRTSVLVVVAVIANAQYDPAQQIVMFKQNTKGPIGIMTTSFGAPVEYTDARITLNRNLIHNKYFMDTLTHLVRERIPERVVHAKGAGAFGYFEVTNDITDVCNAKLFSTVGKKTPVATRFSLVVAERGGVDTSRDVRGFAIKFYTDDGNFDIVGLDTPVFANKDPVLFTSFARAQKRNPATNLQDGNMLWDYITLNPETLHIFMSVFSDRGIPDGFRRMPGFGIHTYEVLNKHNVKHFIRFHFTPDAGIKNLFTEDARKIAAEDPDYATRDLYRAIGNGEYPSWTMGIQVLTMNDVKKAGFDVFDVTKVLPLEKYPLRPVGKLVLNKNPINYFAEIEQLAFCPGNLVPGILGAPDKVFEARTFSYRDAQYYRLGANFNKIHVNCPIQSAVYAYNRDGDPPTKENGRDSPNYYPNSFNGAVPYASKWRVDLVDIYQDAPNNFAQMTEMYVNELSKEERSRLVQNILYSLGPVAGFLQERAVKLFTIIHPDLGRRIEQGLAFNKTVG